CGATGACCGCGCCGAAGATGATGTTCGCCTCGGGGTGGACGGCCTCCTGCACGAGGCGCGCGGCGTCGTTGATCTCGAAGATGCCGAGGTTGGAGCCGCCCTGGATCGAGAGGAGCACGCCGTGCGCGCCGTCGATGGAGGCCTCGAGCAGCGGGCTCGCGACGGCGAGCTCGGCGGCCTTGATGGCCCGGTCGGCGCCGCGGCTCGAGCCGATGCCCATGAGCGCGGAGCCCGCGCCCTGCATGACGGACTTGACGTCCGCGAAGTCGAGGTTGATGAGGCCGGGGGTCGTGATGAGGTCGGTGATGCCCTGGACGCCCGCGAGGAGCACCTGGTCGGCCGTCTCGAAGGCCTCGATCATGGAGATGCCGCGGTCGCTGATCTCGAGGAGGCGGTCGTTGGGGACGACGATGAGGGTGTCGACCTCGTCCTTGAGCGCGGCGACGCCCTGCTCGGCCTGCTGCTGGCGGCGCTTGCCCTCGAAGCCGAAGGGCTTCGTGACGACGCCGATCGTGAGGGCGCCGATGGACTTCGCGACGCGCGCGACGACGGGCGCGCCGCCCGTGCCGGTGCCGCCGCCCTCGCCCGCCGTGACGAAGACCATGTCGGCGCCCGCGAGCGCCTCCTCGATCTCCTCGGCGTGGTCCTCGGCGGCGCGTCGGCCGACCTCGGGGTCGGCGCCGGCGCCGAGGCCGCGGGTCAGCTCGCGGCCGACGTCGAGCTTGACGTCGGCGTCGCTCATGAGCAGCGCCTGGGCGTCGGTGTTGATCGCGATGAACTCGACACCGCGGAGGCCGAGCTCGATCATGCGGTTGACGGCGTTGACGCCGCCGCCGCCCACGCCGACGACCTTGATCACGGCGAGGTAGTTCTGGTTCGAAGTCACGTCCGGCCCCTTCGAGTTCAACCTTCAACCTCTACTTGAGGTTT
The Homoserinibacter sp. YIM 151385 DNA segment above includes these coding regions:
- the ftsZ gene encoding cell division protein FtsZ, with amino-acid sequence MTSNQNYLAVIKVVGVGGGGVNAVNRMIELGLRGVEFIAINTDAQALLMSDADVKLDVGRELTRGLGAGADPEVGRRAAEDHAEEIEEALAGADMVFVTAGEGGGTGTGGAPVVARVAKSIGALTIGVVTKPFGFEGKRRQQQAEQGVAALKDEVDTLIVVPNDRLLEISDRGISMIEAFETADQVLLAGVQGITDLITTPGLINLDFADVKSVMQGAGSALMGIGSSRGADRAIKAAELAVASPLLEASIDGAHGVLLSIQGGSNLGIFEINDAARLVQEAVHPEANIIFGAVIDDTLGDEVRVTVIAAGFDGGEPIAKPAAVQERRASYVDAGVPAAVGAGGLAAGAGLPGSVGSAPSPVDAAPAAWNAPASEAPAAAPIDREFDDDDDLDIPDFLK